The following is a genomic window from Miscanthus floridulus cultivar M001 chromosome 14, ASM1932011v1, whole genome shotgun sequence.
GACAAACCTGGGGCCCTCTCAACTGTACCAACCAAGGGGATAGCAGCGGCCGCATTAGTTGTCTCGCCTTCATGAACAGTAGGAACCAAGGGGGAAGCAGTATATGCACTAGTTGCTTCGCCTTCCTAAACAATAGAGAACAGAATGAAACAAGTCTATTCAGTAGGGTATTTCATTTACTACATCAATACCTAGTAGTGTATATTACTAACAGCAAAAATATGCTGGAACCTATGCCTATCTGATCATGGAATAGCAGAACAGCTACAAAAGCATATAAAAACAAGAACCAAATAATGCAAAACTCACTTTTAGATGGAGCTTTTGACGTTTAGTTGCAACATTAGTAGTTAACTCTTGGTCTTCCTCAATAACTACAGGATTATCCTTGTTACATCCATTTCCAGTTTGATCCGGCACAGTTGCCTAAAAAGACAAAAGTGACCCAACAATTTAGAAAATACACAACTGAAGACAAATAAAATGAGAAATAGGAACATTCACCTCAGCATTATGATCTTTTATGTGACTTAGAGGGGACTTGCCAAGATGTTGAGAGAGTCGAGTCCTAGACGCTACACTATTGGCGCTCGAATATTGTGATGCACATCTTTTCCTCTTCCTTTTACTTATAGCTAAACCTGAAAATAATCATAAGATTATGAACACACATACAAACAAATCAACTAAATGCATAAATAAATGTTACACAACATTTCATGTACCTTCAGCTGATGAGTCTTTGGAAGGAATAATTTCAATTGACTGAGAAGCACGACAATTCTCACCACCAGATCCATCGTATAATCCATCAGATTCAATTTTATCAGTCACAGAGCAttcttcttcatttgtttcaGTAGGAGCAGCAACTGTATGATGCACATCTTCAATAATGGTATTATTTGCAGCAGTAGCAGCACCATCCACTTCTTTCACAGCTATTTTACTTGTATCACCAGCTATTCCCGCATCAAAGACATCATCTTGCACAACAAAATGTCCTGGAGAAGGCAGTGGGGCTTCATATTCAGCACGAAcagcatcatcatcaccattatGATGTGCTGGAGAAGGAAGAGGAACTTCATATTCAGCAGGGATACCATCAACAactccatcatcaccatcatcatgtcttgGAGGGGGCACTCTAGCAGCAGAACCCTCAGCCTCATCAGAAGCATCACCACCACGATTAATTACATGAGTCCTATGCATGTACATAAACATCTTAGCAACAAGTGTGCCCGGGCTCCTAAAGCCTAGTCTTGTATGGTGGTTTTCAAAAATATTGCACATGTTATCCATGTCCTGTAATGACAAGTTAATAGTAACATATGAATCATGTAAATTTCATTATACAAGAGTAATGAAATGATCAAATCAAAGGATTGCACAAAGACACATACATTTGTCCTGATGAAATCACAACGTCTATCCAAAGTTCTCCTAAAAAGAGCACAAGCCTCTTCCGGTAGATACTCTTCAGCATAGCATGTGTCGTCGATGGAtttcacctacataaaatcaactCAACCAGTGATCTCAAAAAACCTAAGATCAACTAAACAGGCAGCCTCTGAAATTAATCACAGTCAGACCAACAACATCGCTACAGAAATCACAATCTTGAGCTATGAACTTAATACAAGAATGACACTTACACAGATTTAACTTGCATATTGCACATGCTTATAACTAAAATTGCAATGGTCGTAACTGGTAATTTATATTATTGGTGATTGCAATAAATGCCTTTGATCAAGTAAGCAACCTAAGATCAACACTCAAGATTTTTGGTAGATTTTTTTCATACTAGACAATACAACACCAATGTATATTGGGCAAGCAAAACCACAATAAATAGATGAAAAGTTGTGTTAGCAGAATCAGAAGAGAATTTTTTCTAAGAAAGCATAAGGTCAACATTTTGCTGACAGTAAGAATCAGAAGAGCCTTAGGGCACTAAGactaagaaacatttatacaacTCTAGAAAGATCTAAACTCATGCAGCAAGGATACATGATACATCAATAAAGCTCATGGATACACAACATCACAACTACAAATATGAATTTTTAGGTTCACTACTCACCGGTCGCTTTCCATAAATGTCACCAGACACACGATCATATGAAGCAAAGGTCTTGATCATCGAGCCCTTCCAACAATGGATTCTTGGCAGATCTAGGGGCAGCTGATTACATACTCCAAAGTTGATATAATCAAGATAATAACCCTACATATGATTTCAAAGGCATCACTAAAACATGCTGCATAACCAAAAAACAAACAACTAAATAAAGGGAAAAAATACAAATATAGGCACACTTACAGCTAGAAAGTATCTGCAACCACCAATTGTACTCCGATGCTTCTTTCTGTAGTTTGTAATGGAAGAAAACATCCAATCATAGATGAACTTTGACCAATTCCATTCTTTCACCTTAGATACATCAATCAATGCACCTAGATACTGCGGGCTCGGATAAGTACTAGAATTAGCACAAAGAAATGTAGACAAGGCTACAACCATGAAGTATCGAAGCACGTCATCATCAGATAACGTGCCTCCTACCAACTTGTCCCTAAATGTCTTGATTGTGGGCAAAGAGGGCTCTTTGATTGCTGAAAGGAAGTTGCTCTTCGTAGACTCAGTATAATTCTCCTTAATATCTTCACCATCATTTGGAAGCCCTAAAAAGAGATGGACTGACAATGGATCCAATGGAATCACTTTCCCTCCAACTACTATGTCACTACAACTCACATCTACTTGATCTGCTATCCATTGCACAAAGCCTCTGGGTGCTAAGCAACCATCGTACTCCAGTAAAATTCCAAAGCCATGATGTCTGATAATTTTCTTTTTGCGCTCATCCAACTTTGCTATTATCTTTTCTCCAAAGTACTTGCTATTAAACCTACTTCCTGGTCTCTCTGATGTACCTGTAGCGCCACTCAATTTCCCTTTACCTCTACCTCTAACTGTTCTGATACTCTGTAAAACaatgcaacaaaaaagaaaatctGGTTAGGATACTAGAATCACTAAACATGGTGACAAATTTAGCAAAAAACTTGATTAGTTGGCTATGTTTTTTGAACAAAATCTATTCCCTGAAATATCATGCTCATCATGCATCCGCTCAATCGTAATGCTACTGAATTTACCTTTCCAGTCTAGACACCTGAACCCCTTGCTTTCCCTTTCTTCTCAACAAACTTAGCAAACTGAGAATACATAATAGAAACAAAAATACCAGGTACAGTTCAAATGCAAACAGCACTATACAAGAACAAAAGTGCACGATGAGATCAAGCATtcaagaacagaaaagaaaaataggCAAGGACCAATGCCACCAGTATCACTCAATCATCTACAGTATAATAATCATGCAGTATATACAGGAACAATAAACTAGCATGGACcctaaactactactactacaggaGTAATACAAAACTAAAATAGCCACAACACGATATATCAGATATTAATAGACAAAGGTTTCAGAACATACTCCACAAACGACTTTTTGAACATGCTTCAAAGTTTTCAGCATTTCACTAGTATCAATATTATCATCTTCAGGATTTGGATCTAAAAAAGGCAACAAGATATATCAAATATCAAATTATTATAATACACAAGTGCACACACAAAAACAAAGTCAAAATGAACTTAGTACCTCGCCATCATTGAAAGGATCAGAGGTTTCCTCTTCTGAGTTGTTAGGAAGATCATCCTCACTCTCACCATTTGTAGACTCACCATCAGAAAGAAACTCATCATCATCCATGGCTACATAACAAAAAATGGTTAATGATCTCATTGCTAGCTACAGTAAAAAACCAATCGAATTGAAATTTAGCAAAGCTCTCTACAGATGAGGGGTCAGGGCCTAGCATGTTAAGTGCATAAGAAGCTAAAATTACTAGTACAAGGACTTCTATATAAAGAAGGAAATTACTAGAACAGGAGCATGATTTTGACCAGAACACCGAGATGCTTGACATGCTGCTTGTGGACAGTATTGCTCACCCTATAGAATTTTCATATATTGTGCAAAGGAAATTTAGTCCTGAAATGCGGAATGCATAGCACTCTCATGGTTTCTTATTAATATGCAGATAGTACAATAGTATAGTACAACACATAATTCAGTTATCAAAATTACATAACAAAGGCACACAAAATCAGTTTTAGGACCACTGACATTCTACATGATTAGATCTAACAAAGAAACAAATCAATGTCAACCAAATAAATGGTGGTCAAAATCCCTGATTGATCTATCAACTCCTAAAATAAAGTCGTTGAGCCGATTAGTACAATCTGATTCCAATCTGGCAGGAAAAGGGGCAAATGGGCGATAGAGTTGCAACAACCCTGCCCAATGCCCATACTCCACAAAGAATGAAACAAATTGTGTCTTAATAAGACACAGCCATGTAATCCTTCCACGATCAGATGCCACATGTGTATCACCTATGTCAAGAGGGTGCACAACGACTAACTGAAATACCAGGAGCCCATAAAACTCCAAAACATGCAGTAAGTTGTGGGAGCTTAAACAAATTTCTAAAATAAACCATGCATGTGAGCTCAAACTTATAAAAACAGATCCCAATATATGCAGTACTTGCCAAAGTCAGGAGACGGTAAAAACTGGATGAGCTCCATGCAATTACTAAAAAATGTTATTGTAACAAATCAATATTGCTCCATCCAATTGTGCAACCTCAAACACCATGTGGTCCATTGCAATTTTGTCAGCTATGTTATCTTAGAAGAGGCCTACTGCATGCAAGAACCAATCACATGAAGAACACAGACACATGCAGACACAAACACAAATCAATTCAGTCCTTACCACCACAACATGCCAACCCTGATATAGTAGTTCAGAAAAATGTTCAGACATATAGTAGTTCAGACATACAAAAGGTTCAGAAAAATCCAGGCGATGTTTCGATTGCAAGCAGATATATAGTAGTTCAgaaaataaagttcctaatatgtTCAGTCCTCTTTAATCATGTGTATAACGTATCTAACAGAACTAAATAAACAAAAACTGCTAAATGGCAGTCCTATTTAAGCATGTGTATCAGCGAGCACATCTGCACATGCATGGAGGATCGAAATCATATCATAGCATTAGCAATAGCATATATAGCATACATGACGCAGTTGGTGGCTGGCCGAGAGCAGAGCAGCTACCTGTAGCCTGCAGCTTCATCATTCAACTCACAGATACATGTAAGCAGCACATCCACTAAAATGGAAATTGAATACAATGCAGGTACAGGCTACATCCTATGCATCCATAGATCCTGCCCCCCACTACCACCTGTAGAGAAACAATCAGACAATTCAGATGTAGCGATAGTTCTTTACAAATTACCAACTAAGGTCAGAGATAGCGTGAACCACACGAATTATTTTAGATCCACACTCATATAAACATGCATTGGGAGTGTTTGCAGATAGCCAAAAATGGTAATACCATTCTGAAGAAATTTAGTTCTCTGCATGTGAATGGAATCTGGCATAACTTAACCCCTTTCCCCTGCTGATTTTAAATTGAACAGATCTGAAGGAATGGGTGCAAAACTCCAACAGCTCCTTATAATAGGTGCTTTAGCAGCTTGACACAGATAAGGCCAGAGCATGACGTATACTAGATTACAACTCGAAAAAAGAAGGCAAACTAACAATAACAAATGAAGGCATAGTCATTGATCTATGTTCATCAAAACAAATGTAATTAACAAATGATAGGATGAACGTACAACTAGATCGACTGAACCCACATCAGGAAAGGGGATGGGATACATCAACCACCATCAAACTCTAAACCTATGCCCTCCTAGTGCTAGAAGATTGAATCAATCAAACAAATGGATTCCAAATCAGGAAAGGGGATGAGATGCATGATGCAACAGATGAGAAAGAGGAAAGACGGGGGTACAAAGAGGAAGAACAGGAAGCAACCACGCACCATAGGGCATCCCTGGAGCTCCTCGGAGAGATTCAGCAGCATCCATGTCGGTAACGCCTGAACCTCGACCTGAATGAAATCGCCTCTCCCTGCTCCACCATTGCTGCCCCCACccacccccccacccacccactctCGGGCCCCCGCGAGCAGCTCCACTCCGGGCCACTGTGGTGCTGAAGTGAAGAACGGGATGCGCCAGCGCCACCATAGTCGGTGCTCCATTTGGCAGGGAGCCGGAGGAGACAGGAGTGGGCAGATCTGGGACTAGGCTCGTCGAGAGAGTGGGAGGGAGAGATAGAGACAGGACATACCACCGATCATGCCGCACGCAAATCACAAACACAAACACAAATCACAAACACAGGGAGGACGAAGGAGGAGATCCTGTCCCCCACCACATACAGGAccacaatcttgcaccgacattctaCATGAATAGATCAAACACTCCAAACTGAACTACAGAGCAATGGATAGATCTGGACACACTCCAAACTCTCGTCTCCCCATCGACACCACCATCACAGATGGACAACCGTCGTATGCTGCCGGCAGCGAAGAATAAACATCACCACAAGGCAAATCGCCACAGACAACACCCGATCTAATGAACTAAGCCCTCGAAATACATTCTACTAAACAAAGCCAACTCAAATACCAGATCCAGGCACCACGAAATCCCAAACAAAAATACCTCAACTCAAAGGGAGAGGGAGCCGCGAATGAAGCTACCTGCCGACCTCTGGCAGCGCCGCCGCGACGAAGCCTCCGAACCGGCGATGGAGAAGATCCGCAGCAGGATGGGGAGGACCAAGGACAGAGGAAGAAGAATCGCCCCCTCCGCCCGGACAAGCACCGAGTCCCTTTCTGTCTGGGCACGCGGATCGAGAATACAAACAGTGTTGGGTTCGATGTTTTGTCCATAACCGGTAGCGGGCGCGCTCAACATTCCTGAACCCGCGCTCAACAATACTAGACCCGATAAAAGAAGATGCGGACCCGACAAGCACCACACCTGGCGCACGGATCACAAAGCACATCCAACGGACCACGCATCACCTGAAGAGAGCAGCCAGATATCAGGCGACAGAGACATAGGAAAAGTGATAAAGTATTCGTATAGTtgaatataaaataatactaaatCGGTTcaaaattatagttcgtttgactttttttatccTGAGTttaaccactcgtcttattcaaaaatttatgctaaatatcacttcttttgttgtggcttgctttattaacaaaagttcttcaaaaATGACTTAAGTTTGACTATGTTTACAtaattttttttgaacaagaCGAGCGGTCAAACTTGGggtaaaaaaaagtcaaacgaattataatttggaatggatgtaGTAGCATCGTATTTGATCATCAGTTATTGTGAGGAGTGGTGGTAGTAGGTATGGATCCGAATGTTAAAATATTTGAAAGATCCGATATCCTCCTGGTACGTTTTAACATCTAGGCCGCGGATGTTTCTTTTTGATGGGGAAAAAAACAGCAGCAGAGACCGAGAGCAATGGCGCGAAAATGCTTCTGGGCCTCACCAGGTCTCAAATAGCTGGTGGGCCCAGTATGTGCACACAGGCCCACTCTATGCTCGATTGCTATGGGCCTGCTCACGAGGCTCCCTTTTCCCGTGTGTGTGTGAGTCCTGAGAGAGTGGGGAAGGAATACGTGTAGCGCCATCAAGCCATGAGAATCTCCGAGGCGGGCACGAGCACGGACGCCACCATTACCTCCCAATCCAACCAACTGCAACCATCTTTTCAATCCAATCTTGTTGCATTGAATAATTTGCATCGAAGATATATGTGAATCcgtgagagggaggaggaagaagaggggctgaGGCCGAATCCGATCCGTCGGTGAGAAGGGGAGCGATGGCGAGGCTGGCGGTGGCCGCGAGGGCGTTCTCCGCCTCGGCTTCCGGCGCGGGCGCCGGCGGCGTGTCCATGGTGCAGGGGGCGTCTCGGGGCATCGGCCTCGAGTTCGTGAGTCCGCCCCGCCTGCTCCTACCcccatccctctctctctctctctcccgcatCGCCCCCTCCGTTTCCTACTTTCCTCCATACTGGATTGCGTTCTGATGCGCGTTCCGCGCTCTGGGGATCCGGTACAGGTGCGGCAGCTGCTGCGGAGAAGCGGTGAAGGCCGCGTCGTCGCCACGTGCCGCGCGCCGGGTTCCGCGGCCGAGCTCCAGAAGCTCAAGGAGGAGCACGCGCCCGGACGCCTCACCCTGCTGCCGCTCGACGTCACCGACGAGAGCACCATAGAGGTACGCCGTACGCGCATAGCCTTTCAGTTTTGGTCAGCAATGCTGCAGCCATGGTTTTTTTTTATTAGAGAGTAGTCAGAGGAAATGCTCATGAAACATTCCTACTATTTGTCATCGTGACTGAAGACCTGATGCATTTTGCCCACATTGCTAACTGATTCCACTTATTTGCACTAGCTTAGTATGAAAATGAGAAAATCTGATTCTTCCATTGCAGGCAGCCGCGGCCTCAATTACAGAGACCCATGGTTCTCTGGACCTGCTGATCAACTCCACCGGCATCCTTTCGATCCCAAACGTGATACACCCAGGTGGATTCTCTGCCTCTTATCTTATCACGTTTGAGCACAGCATCCAAAATTCAGCAAGCATCAGTTCCCTAGCACCTTATCTGAAACCAACTTCCCTGTCACAGAGACTACACTAAGCAAGGTTCAGAAGTCATCCCTGATGCTGGCATATGAGGTGAATGCAGTCGGCCCTATCTTAGTGATCAAGGTGAAATTCAGTAGGCTGCTTCGATTTTCTGTTTCTTGTTCTGGTTGTATCAACACTCCGCTCTGCTTCCCGGTCGTTCACTGCGACTTCACTGATACTAAATGGAGTCTCAATTCATCCTTTTGGTCAGCACATGTGGCCATTGCTGAAGGTTGGAGGCCGCTCCGAGACTGGGAGAGGATTCGCATTGGTTGCAAATATGAGCGCCAGAGTCAGTTCCATAGGAGACAATGCCCTGGGAGGCTGGCATGCATACAGAGCTTCTAAAACAGCACTGAATCAGTGTAAGTGGACACCAAGATGTACTGTTCCATTAACCTGTCCTGAGTTTTTAACAATCCTGCTATGCGCACTAATCTTGTAATCACAGTAATCTACGCTCATCCGAAGTGCTGTGCATTATTCTATCTTGAATAACCTGGCGCTTGTGTGCTATCGAAATTTTATTTGTCACAATTTGCTTACTGAAGTTTGTTGCTCAATCCTCATTCATGCAGTGACCAAGACAGTGTCAGTGGAGTTTGGCAGGAAGGACAACATTGCCTGCATCCTGCTACATCCCGGAACCGTGGACACTGACCTCTCACGGCCATTTCAGAGAAATGTCCCCAAGGGTAAGCTCTTCACGAGAGAGTTCTCTGTACAGAAACTTCTCTCCATCATTGACGACGTCAAGAAAAGCGACAACGGCAAGTTCTTCGCATGGGATGGCCAAGAAATCCCTTGGTGAACGGGCATCACCACTCGTTTAAGTCTATACAGCACAGCAGACACAGCAGACAACAACGTCCTTGATTTTAATTCAGCGGTGCCTTTTTTTTCAACGTGCATTATTTTTACGGGTCCTTTTCATGTTATGACCGACCTAAAGCTCAAGCTGTAGAAAGGGTCTCGTGCAAATGCAAGGACACGAAGGTCAATTCcatttttcaactccttttcagCTGTTTAGGAATGATGGGAATTGCCTGTTGATGAGTTATTGTAGTCCTTCAATTCTGAGAGGTGTTCTCGTTCTTGATCTATCAATCTGCTCCTGATGCATCACGCTAAATTTCTTGGAATCCACGACCCAGACAACCTGTACAACAGGCTATCTGTGAGTCATTTAATGTTTTGTATGTAGacaacatcaatcataaataccaTTTTGTACACCATCGTTTTACTATTTGATAGAAAACAGATCAAGCATACCTAAGAAGTATACATAAATATCACGGATCAAGCATACATATAAGAAGGCAAACATGATTACATTATTTTTTAAATGATATCTTACAGGGCAGCCAAAAACAACCTACAATAAAGAAAAGTTGTTCTCTAAGAAATATCACAGGGTTCATTCATCAGTGAACTAAATTGAGCCAGAACTGAATCCTAACAAATCAGGCAAGAATCCTTGATCATTTTCTCCTTGAGTTTTTACACAAGATATGGTAAAATAAAAGTAACATGCATTAAACATTATTTTCTGAAATTAACTATAGATGGATGACATGTGAATTTGATGACATGGGGTTAGCTGATGGAGTAGCTAATTCCCTACTGCATGTTTGGATGGAAAAGTTTGGTAGGATTAATAACCCACTCTCACTTGTGTTATTGGGCCATATAAAATCGAGTCGACCATGAACTCATTTGGGACGGGCCGATTCTAGTACCCATAGAGTTGTTGTATAATCCCTATGATAAGTGAGGAGAGGTTTGGGTGATGAAATCCCCATTCAGGTGCAATGATTACAGATCggacgactaatcacgattaatcgtgattagtcgtcctTATCGTAAAAAGGTGCTCGATAAGGGTTCTCGATTAGTTTGGACCGATTAGAAACCTTATCGTCCGATAAGttgcgactaatcacgattagtcgtccgatcAGACACACATGACGACTAGTTGGGCCAGTATATTCAGCTAAAGAATTCGGCCCAGCTAAAGAATTCGGCCCACCTAATAGCTGGCCCATTAGGGTAAGATAAGAGTGAGTGTCTGAGTGACGACTAACGAGTGAAGGAGCTGGCTGCAGCCGCCGCACACGGCACATTTCTCTCTCGCTCTGGCTCTGCTCTCTCTCGCAGCTCCATCTGCAGCGGCGCAGCTCCGTCCGCGGCCTGCAGCTCCCTCTCCGGTGTAGCTCCGTCCGCGGCCTGCAGCTCCCTCGCCGGCGCTGCTCCGTCCGCGGCCTGCAGCTCCGTCCGCCGGCGCAGCTCGTCCGCGGCCTGCAGCTCTGTCCGCAGCGGCGCAGCTCCGTCCGTCGGCGCAGCTCGTCCGCTGGCGCAGCTCCGTCGGTCAAGCGCCAGGGTGCGGACGATCTACGAGAGCAAGCTCCTGGAGCACGACCCCGAGCGCCACCTCGCTTGTCTCCTCCCCTGTCTCGCGCGGACGGCGTTCACGAACAAGGACTGCGGCAAGGGCGAGCGCGAGGCACAGTGGGCGGTAGAGCAGAGGGCACTCCATGGCCTGAACCAgctcgccacctcctcctcctccgacctTCTAGTCTGCAGCTCCATCCGCGCCTCTCGCCGGCGTCAGCAGCATCAAGATGAGCCACCACTCTGCCTCCTCTGCCATGTTTACATATATTTACATCataatatatatagtatatacatgGTCGATCAGGCCATCTAGGCACAAGGACGACTAAATGTCCGACTAGCCGATTAGACCGATTAGGACCGACTAATCGTCCCTTATCGACGACTAATCGTCCCTTATCGACTTATCGGTGGTCATACGACTAGCCTCGATAATACGATCTGAAAACATTGTTCAGGTGTCGATGAAGTACGTACACCCAGGTGCATATATTAGCGCACGTGGATAGATGTGAATGTATAATTATATGAAATGGGAAAAGTTCGGTATCTTGACCATGAGTCGCACCAAAGGGAGTGCGATGAAAAATTGGTCAAGGTAATTATGGATAAGGTGATACAAACCCGCGCAAGGTTAAATCATGAATTCATGTCATGTCTCTTGGAATAGGCTACGGGAACCTATGGGGGGCTCTTcctcaagatacaagtgatagtagTGTTTtttttgcgggtagtgttttttaaAATTGAACTTGACCTTTTTCTACAAATGCTATTTCAAACAGCAAGACGATATATTATTGATCATTTGATATGACTAGATTGCATTGCTTTGATATATATGCTTGTTGAGTACGGTGTAGTTACTCTTGTGTATTAACTCTCCCTCTTCAGAGGATCCCCAAGAATGTGCACAAGGATCTCTAGATGATGGTTATGCCTATATGCAGATTGGGATGATGACTATGAGGAAGCTAGTTGAGTTGTTGCCACCTCCTATAGTGGATGGGATGAATGAATAATCCCCTTAGATTAGTTATGTATGTCAGGGGCGACGTGCCTTTATCGCTCACCTAGTAATCTAGTTTGGACTTCTATATGAAGGGCTTGTAATAATGCGCAAACATGTGACGCTTATTTAAAGACTTAAGTTCGTAGAATGGTATTATACTAATTATTGGCATCCTCTAGCTATTCTCTGTTGCGAACTTTGTTATGGTTTATTATTTGACAATCTTGTATTTGTTGTGTAATAAATCATAGACCACGGTTATTATGTAGAGTGTTAATGGCTCGTGTCGTCACAAGGTTGAAATGGAGAAAGGTCCACAAGAAAAAGTTCACAGATCAACAACAGTACAATTTCTATGAGCTAATGGATATGATCAAAACAGAAGCTGATCATATGTTTTAGACAATAGTATATTCAGTTAACAAGTCATTTAGTTACCAAGTCATCTAGTCAGAACATTCTAATTGCAGCCTTGGTGAGTTATTAAACCATACTTTGACAAAGACACAATGACTTAGAAGAACATATTGCCATACCCAAGTTCGTCAACCAGAGAATGCCTATCAGATCTAGTGCTTGTACAGAAGCTATAGTTTAGAGTATAGAAGGGCAGAGACATAAGAGCTAGTCACAGAAATAGTCTTgcacttgagcatacaaataTATAGCTTATTGATGAATCCAGAATTATTTCTTCTCAAATCAGAAGTAAAATAGATAAAGGATGCAGTTCTGATGCAGCTAGGATCAGGAACAGTTAGTTATATTCACTGATCACAATAATGAAGTTCTGGGGCAAGGTTCAACTTT
Proteins encoded in this region:
- the LOC136505515 gene encoding uncharacterized protein: MARLAVAARAFSASASGAGAGGVSMVQGASRGIGLEFVRQLLRRSGEGRVVATCRAPGSAAELQKLKEEHAPGRLTLLPLDVTDESTIEAAAASITETHGSLDLLINSTGILSIPNVIHPETTLSKVQKSSLMLAYEVNAVGPILVIKHMWPLLKVGGRSETGRGFALVANMSARVSSIGDNALGGWHAYRASKTALNQLTKTVSVEFGRKDNIACILLHPGTVDTDLSRPFQRNVPKGKLFTREFSVQKLLSIIDDVKKSDNGKFFAWDGQEIPW